The Candidatus Dependentiae bacterium genome includes the window GGTTTTTCCGTTTTTTATCCATTTGGGTTTGATGACAATGGCTTACCAACTGAACGATATGTTGAAAAAAAATGCAAAACCAGTGCGCATAAAATGGGACGTTCCGCATTTATTGACTTATGCCTTGAAGAAACAAAAGAAGCTGAGCAAGAGTTTAAAGATCTTTGGCAACGCATGGGCCTTTCGGTCGATTGGGATGCTTGTTATTCCACTATTTCAGAAAACACCCGGAAACTTTCACAGGCCTCGTTTATTGATTTAGTCAAAAAAGGTTATATTTATCGCAAACATGAACCTGCATTATATTGCACTACATGCCGTACTTCAGTTGCACAAGCAGAACTTGATGATGCATTAAAACCATCTATGTTTAATGATATTGTTTTCAAAGATGAAGATGGCAATGATCTAATTATCAGTACCACACGCCCTGAACTATTACCTTCATGTGTTGCCGTTTTTTATCATCCTGATGACAATCGATACAATGTGCTCAAAGGCAAACATGCAATAGTGCCAATATTTGGTAATAAAGTTCCGTTGCTTGCCGATGAAACTGTAGAGATAGAAAAAGGAACCGGTCTTGTTATGTGCTGCACCTTTGGTGATAAAACAGATATTCTATGGTTCAAAAATCACAATTTACCCTACAAACAATCGATCGGCTTTGATGGAAAGTTCACTGATGAAACCGGTATTTTAGCCGGATTAAAAGTTCCTGATGCACGCGCAAAAATAATACTAGAATTACAAAACAAAAACTTATTGCTCAAACAAAAACCTATTGAGCACAATGTAAGTGTTCATGAACGATGCAAAAAAGAGATTGAATACGTTACATTAGCCCAATGGTTTTTGAACATTTTAGAACATAAAAATGCTTTCATTAAACTGGCCGATAAGATCAATTGGTATCCATCATTTATGAAAGCACGCTATATCGATTGGGTGAAAAATTTAGGATGGGATTGGTGCTTGTCTCGCCAACGTTTTTATGGCATTCCATTTCCGGTATGGCACGTTGAAGGTACTGATCAATTTTTATTACCACCGGCAGATGCATTACCGGTAGATCCTCAAGAAACTGAATATCCCGGCAACATTCCTGCTGAGTTTAAAGGTAAAAAATTGATTGCCGATACTGATGTTATGGATACTTGGAATACCTCTTCCATTACACCGTATATTTGTTATCAACTATTTACCAACAACGAAGTTAATTTTGATGACCCTAAAATTAATGGGTTTATTCCTATGAGCATGCGGCCACAAGCGCATGACATTATCCGTACATGGGCGTTTTATACCATCGTCAAAACCTGGATGCACAACAAACAGATCCCTTGGGAAAACATTGTTATTTCCGGACACGTACTTGCTGACAGTAAAGAAAAACTTTCTAAATCAAAAAATCAAAAAGCAACAAGTCCTGAACATTTATTGAGTCAGTATTCTGCCGATGTCATTCGTTATTGGACTGCCTCAGGAAATTTAGGACATGATGTTGCGTTTTCAGAAAATCAATTAAAAATTGGCGGCAAACTAGTTACTAAGCTTTGGAACGCATTCAGATTCACCAAAGAGCATATCAATGCAGCTCAAATAAAAGAAGCACCACAAAAATTTGGTTTAATCAACCAATGGCTGCTCAATGAAGCTTCTGCAACATTTGCAATCTATCATAATTATTTAGAAAAAAATGAATTTGGCCTTGCGCTCAATGCAGCCGAATCATTTTTCTGGCACATCTTTTGTGACAACTATTTAGAGTTAATTAAGGATCAACTGTTTAATCCTGACAACTACGATCATGAAGAACTTTTTGCAACACGCTGGACATTATATCATGTCGGCTTGCGCATCTTGCAACTATATGCACCTTATTTACCATTTGTTACAGAAGAAATTTATACATTAATCTACAAAGATTCAGTTGGGATTGACTCAATTCATAAAACAAAGTTTGCTGATATACAAACTGTCTATGCATTTACTAACGAAGCTGTCACTATGCAATTGGTACTACAAGTAATTGGTGCTGTGCGTAAAATCAAAACAACTCAGCAACTTTCATTAAAACAAGAACTGGAAACATTAACTATTTTTGCTGACGATGAAACATTACATAAACTTAAAACCCAAGATGCACTTATTAAAGGCGCAACAAAATCATTAAGTTTAGATTATAGCAGTAACAAACGTGATGAGAATGAATTAAAACAAATTAATGAGTTATGGCATGGATTCGTGGTGTGTGAATAAGTTATAATAAAAGGAATACCCTTCGATACTTCGCTATCGCTCAACTCAGGGAGAAATTAATATATTGTATCTTTCAATATTGTTAACCTCTGTCC containing:
- a CDS encoding valine--tRNA ligase; amino-acid sequence: MDKRYEHKTSEAELRTKWQSEQTYKKEHHPGPVWSIDTPPPTVSGNLHIGHIFSYTQTDIIARYKRMNGFSVFYPFGFDDNGLPTERYVEKKCKTSAHKMGRSAFIDLCLEETKEAEQEFKDLWQRMGLSVDWDACYSTISENTRKLSQASFIDLVKKGYIYRKHEPALYCTTCRTSVAQAELDDALKPSMFNDIVFKDEDGNDLIISTTRPELLPSCVAVFYHPDDNRYNVLKGKHAIVPIFGNKVPLLADETVEIEKGTGLVMCCTFGDKTDILWFKNHNLPYKQSIGFDGKFTDETGILAGLKVPDARAKIILELQNKNLLLKQKPIEHNVSVHERCKKEIEYVTLAQWFLNILEHKNAFIKLADKINWYPSFMKARYIDWVKNLGWDWCLSRQRFYGIPFPVWHVEGTDQFLLPPADALPVDPQETEYPGNIPAEFKGKKLIADTDVMDTWNTSSITPYICYQLFTNNEVNFDDPKINGFIPMSMRPQAHDIIRTWAFYTIVKTWMHNKQIPWENIVISGHVLADSKEKLSKSKNQKATSPEHLLSQYSADVIRYWTASGNLGHDVAFSENQLKIGGKLVTKLWNAFRFTKEHINAAQIKEAPQKFGLINQWLLNEASATFAIYHNYLEKNEFGLALNAAESFFWHIFCDNYLELIKDQLFNPDNYDHEELFATRWTLYHVGLRILQLYAPYLPFVTEEIYTLIYKDSVGIDSIHKTKFADIQTVYAFTNEAVTMQLVLQVIGAVRKIKTTQQLSLKQELETLTIFADDETLHKLKTQDALIKGATKSLSLDYSSNKRDENELKQINELWHGFVVCE